From Triticum urartu cultivar G1812 chromosome 2, Tu2.1, whole genome shotgun sequence, a single genomic window includes:
- the LOC125535318 gene encoding uncharacterized protein LOC125535318: MSVDLAHKIVSTLRRSERCKNTRVIYNDDSEEDSETEIIYSEEVASPSPSEINVASVDDNSGEQDSRSVSRKDQRTRSKVKNKKAPKTISQGSGTKDQSQCGGPGVERLNEEVDLDEPLIALKQKKEKIPPSKAKRKTGASSSPHATKLDTSTKRDEISPVQTSLFESKLHDLVTQKLGRRAVDQEHSRIAIEHTCDHLSVVLPQFPIEDNECGQQPGFITQPTEPDVSDAKAHLHDGVEQKKTDNNFSSLDPIDEVSNHQKSLDDIINYTDVRCTSVVMQPDSCGSTGRVCSLHEEVMQMPVEGQLDSLVCHGVKTKDILLHMNVEQAATGYNFAFDRTLDLAHTANFDTQDGRLENIVYGALNNNVQRKCFETKTSVGVPDSVVTLSSPIAANVSHDGCLLLANMEGSSKDMDQLSGTVNADICRSVNDQESREAYVVQQKLFQACVNMGKTGHAISDSSTNPEETQEISDGQTRASDFFIDEGSIEDHTPKKLLSQRKIMSPSSQEKFCNALAGIDLCGVQRLERKINLEDCDASNQALPQTTNKQYRSVLTTDRKLKSRTSISFTSKGILKSTESPSPQLTSSSVLLDTEKAVEFSQRQMHDIESIAANLIRSLKHMRSLVDENLSSEAHSLLPSSNTAEMRAASEDALKVERTTRKWLTIMNKDCNRFCKILTLEGKKAVLHPELPRKRRKITFADEAGGTLCYVNVFSDVQTSPSACEGEL, encoded by the exons ATGTCTGTAGATTTGGCCCACAAAATAGTTTCGACTCTCAGAAGATCTGAAAGATGCAAGAACACCCGTGTAATATACAATGATGATTCTGAAGAAGATTCCGAGACTGAGATAATTTATTCTGAAGAAGTTGCCTCTCCTTCACCCTCAGAAATTAATGTTGCTTCTGTTGATGATAACTCCGGTGAACAAGATTCTCGCAGTGTGTCTCGTAAGGATCAAAGAACTCGGTCTAAAGTTAAGAATAAGAAGGCCCCAAAAACTATTTCTCAAGGATCTGGCACTAAGGATCAGTCTCAGTGTGGGGGTCCTGGGGTTGAAAGATTGAATGAGGAAGTTGATCTTGATGAGCCTCTTATTGCTTTGAAACAGAAGAAAGAAAAGATACCCCCTTCTAAGGCAAAAAGAAAGACCGGTGCATCATCTTCTCCACATGCTACAAAACTAGATACATCAACAAAGAGAGATGAAATTAGTCCTGTACAAACTTCCCTATTCGAGTCAAAACTGCATGACTTAGTGACACAGAAGCTTGGAAGAAGAGCTGTAGATCAAGAGCACTCGAGAATTGCTATTG AACACACCTGTGACCATTTATCTGTTGTGCTGCCTCAGTTTCCCATCGAAGATAATGAATGTGGGCAGCAGCCTGGTTTCATCACCCAACCAACTGAGCCAGATGTTTCTGACGCCAAAGCGCATTTGCATGACGGTGTGGAACAAAAAAAGACTGATAACAATTTTTCTTCACTAGATCCCATTGATGAAGTGAGCAACCATCAGAAATCTTTAGATGATATAATTAATTACACAGATGTGAGGTGCACATCGGTGGTCATGCAACCTGATTCATGTGGAAGCACGGGCAGGGTTTGCAGTTTGCATGAGGAGGTTATGCAGATGCCGGTGGAGGGTCAATTAGATTCACTAGTCTGCCATGGTGTGAAAACAAAGGATATATTACTGCATATGAATGTTGAACAAGCAGCCACAGGCTACAATTTTGCTTTTGATAGGACTCTTGATTTGGCTCATACTGCCAATTTTGACACTCAAGATGGGCGGTTAGAAAATATAGTTTATGGTGCTCTGAATAATAATGTGCAGCGGAAGTGTTTTGAAACAAAAACTTCTGTTGGAGTTCCTGATTCAGTTGTGACTCTGAGCTCACCAATTGCAGCAAATGTTTCACATGATGGTTGCCTCTTACTTGCCAACATGGAGGGGTCATCAAAGGATATGGATCAGTTAAGTGGTACAGTGAATGCTGACATTTGTAGATCTGTTAATGATCAAGAATCAAGAGAAGCATATGTTGTTCAACAAAAGttattccaggcttgtgttaacaTGGGCAAAACTGGACATGCAATATCAGATAGCTCCACTAATCCTGAAGAAACACAAGAAATTTCTGATGGGCAAACTAGGGCGTCTGATTTTTTCATTGACGAAGGATCAATTGAAGATCATACTCCAAAAAAACTGTTGTCCCAGAGAAAG ATTATGTCACCAAGTTCTCAGGAGAAGTTTTGCAATGCTTTGGCTGGTATCGATTTGTGTGGAGTCCAAAGGCTTG AGAGAAAGATTAATCTTGAAGATTGTGATGCAAGTAATCAAGCATTACCTCAGACAACAAACAAGCAATACCGATCTGTGTTAACCACAGACAGGAAACTTAAGAGCAGAACTTCTATCTCCTTTACAAGCAAAGGAATTCTTAAGTCAACAGAATCCCCATCTCCTCAGCTGACAAGTTCATCTGTTCTTTTGGACACTGAGAAAGCTGTTGAGTTTTCACAAAGGCAGATGCATGATATAGAGAGCATTGCAGCAAATCTTATCAGGAGCTTGAAGCACATGAGAAGTTTAGTGGATGAAAATTTGTCATCGGAAGCACATTCTTTGCTTCCCAGTTCTAACACTGCCGAG ATGAGAGCCGCATCCGAGGATGCATTAAAGGTGGAGAGAACTACAAGGAAATGGTTGACAATAATGAACAAAGATTGCAATCGCTTTTGTAAAATATTG ACACTAGAAGGAAAGAAGGCTGTTTTGCATCCAGAATTGCCGAGGAAACGTAGGAAGATAACGTTCGCGGATGAAGCTGGAGGAACGCTCTGCTATGTTAATGTGTTTAGTGATGTACAGACCTCTCCTTCTGCATGCGAGGGTGAGTTATAA
- the LOC125534841 gene encoding BTB/POZ and MATH domain-containing protein 1-like, whose product MEQSKSILMCTPNSVQVTHVFDIFGYSKHRGMDNEKFIRSGTFSVGGHDWSIRFYPDEYNTEKVEKDYVSVYLERMSKGAKVRGSCDLRLVDHSTGISASVHKTELRTFDPADLKTVPKIEVPVPPSDIAEHLGKLLKDDEGFDVTFCVRRKTIGAHRSILAARSPVFKAELFGPMREAKTPRRVTIKDMQPDIFTALLHFIYTDSLPDGDKNTDMIRHLLVAADRYAMERLKLACQSILCENLNVDTVATTWALADQHSCDKLRDACLEYIAYSNAMDAVVETPGYKNLKVTDPSLIVDLLERTTKVRNA is encoded by the exons atggagcaatcTAAGTCGATTTTGATGTGCACCCCGAATTCGGTGCAAGTCACCCACGTGTTCGACATCTTCGGTTACAGCAAGCACAGGGGCATGGACAACGAGAAGTTCATCAGGTCCGGTACTTTCTCCGTCGGCGGCCACGACTGGTCCATCCGCTTCTACCCAGACGAGTACAACACAGAAAAAGTCGAAAAGGATTATGTTTCAGTTTATCTCGAGCGCATGAGCAAGGGAGCCAAGGTGCGGGGGTCCTGCGACCTGCGGTTGGTCGACCACAGCACCGGAATATCGGCTTCAGTGCACAAGACAGAGCTGAGGACCTTTGATCCGGCTGACCTCA AAACCGTTCCCAAAATCGAGGTGCCGGTGCCACCCTCCGACATCGCCGAGCATCTCGGCAAGCTTCTGAAAGACGACGAGGGATTCGATGTCACTTTCTGTGTTCGAAGAAAGACCATCGGTGCTCACAGGTCCATACTCGCCGCCCGGTCACCTGTCTTCAAAGCGGAGCTCTTTGGGCCGATGAGGGAGGCGAAGACACCGCGGCGTGTTACCATCAAAGACATGCAACCTGATATTTTCACTGCCCTGCTCCATTTCATATATACCGATTCTTTGCCCGATGGTGATAAGAATACTGATATGATCCGGCATTTACTGGTGGCTGCAGACAGATATGCCATGGAGAGGCTCAAGCTGGCTTGCCAAAGTATCCTTTGCGAGAATCTGAACGTGGACACCGTGGCAACCACATGGGCTTTGGCTGACCAGCATAGCTGCGACAAGCTTAGGGATGCTTGCCTTGAATACATCGCTTATTCGAATGCCATGGATGCTGTGGTGGAAACCCCAGGCTATAAGAATCTCAAAGTGACTGACCCGTCTCTCATAGTGGATCTGTTGGAGAGGACAACAAAGGTTCGCAATGCATGA